From Shewanella yunxiaonensis, the proteins below share one genomic window:
- the rodA gene encoding rod shape-determining protein RodA gives MHSHRPNLWQRLHLDLPLLLGLLALMCFGLFVIYSASGEDPGMLERQMVRMVISLGLMFVLAQINPEVYRRWALPIYLTGVVFLLAVHFFGEINKGAQRWLNLGFMEFQPSELMKLAFPITMAWYISKFPLPPKKRYLAGAAVLLAVPTLLIAKQPDLGTSILVAASGIFVLFLSGMSWTIVGGVIAGILAFLPVLWFFLMHDYQRNRVLTLLNPEADPLGTGYHIIQSKIAIGSGGIWGKGWLDGTQSQLEFLPERHTDFIFAVIGEEFGLIGSVFLLTLYLYVIGRGLVIASRAQTSFARLLAGSITLTFFVYVFVNIGMVSGILPVVGVPLPLISYGGTSMLTLLAGFGILMSIHTHRRFIDR, from the coding sequence ATGCACAGCCATAGACCAAACCTCTGGCAACGCCTGCATCTTGATTTACCGCTGTTGCTTGGACTGCTGGCACTGATGTGCTTCGGGCTGTTCGTGATTTATTCTGCCAGCGGCGAAGACCCGGGCATGCTCGAACGACAAATGGTTCGCATGGTGATCTCCTTAGGGTTAATGTTCGTTCTGGCGCAGATTAATCCGGAAGTCTATCGGCGTTGGGCACTACCGATTTACCTCACGGGCGTAGTATTTCTGCTGGCGGTGCACTTTTTTGGCGAGATCAATAAAGGCGCGCAACGCTGGCTTAACCTTGGTTTTATGGAGTTTCAGCCATCCGAACTGATGAAACTCGCCTTTCCCATCACCATGGCCTGGTATATCAGTAAATTTCCACTGCCGCCCAAAAAGCGCTACCTGGCAGGTGCCGCAGTACTATTGGCCGTTCCTACGCTACTGATCGCTAAACAGCCAGACCTCGGGACATCTATTCTGGTAGCAGCGTCCGGCATTTTCGTGCTGTTTCTTTCCGGGATGAGCTGGACGATTGTCGGCGGCGTTATCGCGGGCATTCTGGCATTTTTGCCGGTGTTATGGTTCTTCCTGATGCACGATTATCAACGCAACCGCGTGCTGACATTACTTAACCCTGAAGCCGATCCACTGGGCACCGGCTATCATATCATCCAGTCGAAGATTGCCATTGGTTCCGGCGGTATCTGGGGCAAAGGCTGGCTGGATGGCACCCAATCGCAGTTGGAATTTTTACCCGAGCGCCATACTGACTTTATCTTTGCGGTCATTGGTGAAGAATTTGGTTTAATTGGCAGTGTCTTTTTGCTGACACTATACCTTTACGTTATCGGGCGGGGATTGGTGATTGCCTCGCGCGCTCAAACCAGTTTTGCGCGATTATTGGCAGGCTCCATCACCCTCACATTTTTCGTTTATGTGTTTGTTAATATTGGGATGGTATCCGGTATCCTGCCGGTAGTCGGTGTGCCTTTACCGCTGATCAGTTATGGTGGTACGTCGATGCTGACTTTGCTGGCGGGTTTTGGCATCCTAATGAGTATTCACACTCATCGACGCTTTATCGACAGATAG
- the mltB gene encoding lytic murein transglycosylase B — translation MPIPKQLFALLMMAISQVATAASTPTFEQLQQQFIQQQQTQGFSAKETEQFLASAHKNQQVLDAIAKPWEAKPWYQYYPLFLTDKRLQAGLDFWQQHQEAVSRAAKKYQVAPEIIVSIIGIETFYGQFLGNYPVVDALYTLGFYYPPRADFFRSELGKLMVLLRNEQLDSHTLNGSYAGAMGYGQFIPSSYLAYAVDFDGDGKRDLVDSPIDAIGSVANYFHQHGWQLGKPVALPLKVDATPEAHVWQPQDKLTQTAADILAPNVALAESRDLDIAQPAMLIELQQPQQKEYWLGLKNFYVITRYNRSPLYAMAVYQFSEQLRQHYAAK, via the coding sequence ATGCCGATACCAAAACAGTTGTTCGCGCTGTTAATGATGGCCATCTCTCAGGTTGCCACGGCAGCCTCCACGCCGACGTTTGAACAACTGCAGCAACAATTTATCCAGCAACAACAAACGCAAGGTTTTAGTGCCAAAGAAACCGAGCAATTTCTGGCTTCCGCACATAAAAATCAGCAGGTACTGGATGCAATAGCTAAGCCCTGGGAAGCCAAACCTTGGTATCAGTATTATCCGCTATTTCTGACTGACAAAAGATTACAGGCAGGACTGGACTTCTGGCAGCAACACCAAGAGGCCGTGTCACGCGCCGCTAAAAAGTACCAGGTTGCTCCGGAAATCATTGTTTCAATCATTGGCATTGAGACCTTTTACGGTCAATTTCTCGGCAATTATCCAGTCGTCGATGCACTCTATACGCTTGGTTTTTACTACCCACCACGTGCCGACTTTTTTCGCAGCGAACTGGGAAAGCTGATGGTGTTGTTACGCAATGAGCAGCTGGACAGTCACACCTTGAACGGCTCTTATGCTGGCGCGATGGGTTATGGTCAGTTTATTCCTTCCAGCTATCTCGCCTACGCCGTGGATTTCGATGGTGATGGCAAACGCGACTTGGTCGATAGCCCGATTGATGCGATCGGCAGTGTCGCGAATTACTTTCATCAGCATGGCTGGCAATTGGGAAAACCGGTAGCATTGCCGCTGAAGGTTGACGCAACCCCCGAGGCCCACGTGTGGCAACCGCAGGATAAACTCACACAGACGGCTGCCGATATCTTGGCGCCGAATGTGGCATTAGCCGAGTCCAGAGATTTGGATATCGCTCAGCCCGCTATGTTAATTGAGCTGCAGCAGCCACAACAAAAAGAGTACTGGCTAGGCCTGAAAAATTTTTACGTCATCACACGTTACAATCGTAGTCCGCTGTACGCCATGGCGGTATATCAATTCAGCGAACAACTGAGGCAACACTATGCGGCGAAGTAA
- a CDS encoding septal ring lytic transglycosylase RlpA family protein, whose translation MRRSNGWLVLGLLLLLGGCASEPVNRNDGRYSMKDDRPPENPPDLSQVKDAQPRYEPYSKQGNKDYEVLGQSYSVMPSGKGFVQEGLASWYASKFHGHYTSNGELYDMYTMSAAHKTLPLPSYVRVTNLDNNKSVIVRVNDRGPFHSNRVIDVSYAAAYKLGMLQTGTARVRLEVIYNDSPEHQAVAAITSGKAVYYVQIVAASSKEKLQSLASELEQKFNIQSRVTAADNLYRLQLGPMANEDLANRMLDTIRNGGYPQSYLVRDPASQGG comes from the coding sequence ATGCGGCGAAGTAATGGGTGGTTAGTACTAGGCCTTTTATTATTGTTAGGTGGCTGTGCCAGCGAGCCCGTCAATCGCAATGACGGTCGCTACAGCATGAAGGATGACCGGCCACCCGAAAATCCGCCGGATTTGTCGCAAGTAAAGGATGCCCAGCCACGTTACGAACCCTATAGTAAACAGGGCAACAAAGACTATGAAGTGTTGGGACAGTCTTATTCAGTGATGCCTTCCGGCAAAGGATTTGTGCAGGAGGGTTTGGCCTCCTGGTATGCGTCCAAATTTCACGGACATTACACGTCAAACGGTGAACTTTATGACATGTACACCATGTCGGCTGCACATAAGACACTGCCCTTGCCCAGTTACGTCAGAGTCACGAATCTGGACAATAACAAAAGCGTGATTGTGCGCGTCAATGACCGTGGGCCATTCCACTCCAATCGGGTAATCGACGTGTCCTATGCCGCTGCCTATAAACTCGGAATGCTGCAAACCGGCACCGCGCGAGTGCGCTTGGAAGTTATCTATAATGACAGCCCAGAACACCAAGCTGTCGCAGCCATTACCAGTGGCAAAGCGGTTTACTATGTACAGATTGTTGCCGCCAGTTCTAAGGAAAAGCTGCAATCATTAGCTTCGGAATTGGAACAGAAATTTAATATACAAAGCCGTGTTACTGCCGCAGATAACCTGTACCGTTTGCAGTTAGGCCCCATGGCCAATGAGGATCTGGCTAACCGTATGTTGGACACTATCCGTAATGGTGGTTATCCACAAAGTTACCTGGTAAGGGATCCCGCCTCACAAGGTGGTTAA
- a CDS encoding serine hydrolase, translating into MMNFAKQTATALFMFTGVVSAGALADPVSPTPIPNNPTPALTAPRPMVIPDAPDVAAKAYVLMDYNSGQVIAENNAHEQLDPASLTKMMTSYVIGQEIKRGNVSPDDEVTVSPNAWSKNFPDSSKMFIEVGKKVKVSDLNRGIIIQSGNDACVAMAEHIAGTEGAFVDLMNSWAKQLGMKDSHFENAHGLHGENHKSTAYDLALLGAALIRDVPNEYKIYDEKSFTYNGIKQYNRNGLLWDNSLHVDGIKTGHTSEAGYNLVASGTKDGMRLISVVLGTKSEAARKAESKKLLEFGFRFFETVTPYKAGDSFVTQKIWYGDKSTVNLGVVTDTPITIARGQAKNLKANFELTKELVAPIAKGETVGRLYFQLNGKDIAQFPLVSLEEVKEGSWFSKLIDYFKQMFAGWFN; encoded by the coding sequence ATGATGAATTTCGCAAAACAAACCGCAACAGCACTGTTCATGTTCACTGGCGTTGTCTCCGCAGGCGCGCTGGCTGACCCGGTATCTCCAACGCCGATCCCCAACAATCCTACTCCCGCGTTAACAGCCCCTCGGCCGATGGTGATCCCAGATGCGCCGGACGTGGCAGCCAAAGCATACGTGTTGATGGATTACAACTCCGGGCAGGTCATTGCAGAAAATAATGCCCATGAACAATTGGACCCAGCCAGTTTGACCAAGATGATGACCAGCTATGTGATTGGTCAGGAAATCAAACGCGGTAACGTGTCACCTGATGACGAAGTTACCGTATCGCCAAATGCCTGGTCTAAAAACTTCCCGGATTCCTCCAAGATGTTTATTGAGGTAGGTAAAAAGGTCAAAGTTTCTGATCTTAACCGGGGCATCATCATTCAGTCTGGTAACGATGCCTGTGTGGCAATGGCTGAACACATCGCCGGGACTGAAGGTGCATTCGTTGATCTGATGAACTCCTGGGCTAAGCAGTTGGGTATGAAAGACTCTCACTTTGAGAATGCCCACGGCCTGCATGGAGAAAATCATAAAAGCACTGCGTATGATCTAGCACTGTTAGGTGCCGCCCTGATCCGGGATGTACCCAATGAATATAAAATCTATGACGAAAAATCGTTTACCTATAACGGCATCAAACAGTACAACCGCAATGGTTTATTGTGGGATAACAGTTTGCATGTAGACGGCATCAAAACCGGCCATACATCAGAAGCGGGCTATAACCTGGTCGCTTCAGGAACCAAAGATGGTATGCGTCTGATTTCGGTCGTGTTGGGCACTAAGAGTGAAGCTGCGCGTAAGGCCGAAAGTAAAAAGCTGCTGGAGTTTGGTTTCCGCTTCTTTGAAACCGTCACCCCTTACAAAGCAGGTGACAGTTTCGTCACCCAGAAAATTTGGTATGGCGACAAGAGTACCGTCAATTTGGGCGTCGTTACCGACACGCCAATCACTATTGCGCGCGGCCAGGCCAAAAATCTCAAGGCCAATTTCGAACTGACTAAAGAATTAGTTGCCCCTATAGCTAAAGGCGAAACTGTCGGTCGTCTCTACTTCCAATTAAACGGTAAAGATATTGCGCAGTTTCCGCTGGTATCACTGGAAGAGGTGAAAGAAGGCAGCTGGTTTAGCAAACTGATTGATTACTTCAAACAGATGTTTGCCGGATGGTTTAACTGA
- a CDS encoding DEAD/DEAH box helicase — protein MKFESYSFAPEIIRAVSECGYESMTPIQKLAIPPIRRGQDVLASAQTGTGKTAAFVLPLLQRFYDKPAVAQPGIARALILAPTRELVAQVAENAKAYSRYLETQTVALFGGVKTTGQANKLRQGAELVVATPGRLLEHLQAGNINLSQVEVLVLDEADRMLDMGFIKDIQKILQATNKERQTLMFSATFSGGVRQLAEQTLRRPKVLAADRQNTTANTVSQVVYPVEQRRKRELLAELIGRKNWHQVLVFSATREDADQLADELNRDGIPTAAVHSEKAHGKRRRSLKEFTEGKIRVLVSTEVAARGLDIPDLDYVVNYDMPFLAEDYVHRIGRTGRAGKSGVAISFVSREEERILADIEKLIGQRLKRIMMPGYEVSNRDVLLKQLQRRRFGKRKPEESSASEQVAAEKSLSGRRVKVRVGGSQQQKKLK, from the coding sequence ATGAAATTTGAATCCTATAGTTTTGCCCCAGAAATCATTCGTGCGGTCAGCGAATGTGGTTATGAGAGCATGACCCCGATTCAGAAACTGGCAATTCCGCCCATCCGCCGTGGTCAGGATGTGCTCGCCAGTGCGCAAACTGGAACAGGTAAAACCGCTGCTTTTGTATTGCCGCTGTTACAACGTTTCTATGACAAACCTGCAGTCGCGCAGCCCGGCATTGCCCGCGCGTTGATCCTGGCACCGACCCGCGAACTGGTTGCGCAGGTCGCCGAGAATGCCAAAGCCTATAGCCGTTACTTAGAGACCCAAACCGTTGCATTGTTTGGCGGGGTAAAAACCACTGGCCAAGCCAACAAATTACGCCAAGGCGCCGAGCTCGTGGTCGCAACGCCTGGCCGCCTGTTGGAACATCTGCAAGCAGGCAATATTAATCTTTCGCAGGTCGAAGTGTTGGTGTTAGACGAAGCTGACCGCATGCTGGATATGGGCTTTATCAAAGATATTCAGAAAATCCTGCAAGCGACCAATAAGGAACGACAGACACTGATGTTTTCTGCCACCTTTTCTGGTGGCGTAAGACAGTTAGCAGAGCAAACTCTGCGCCGTCCCAAGGTGTTGGCAGCCGATCGCCAAAACACTACCGCCAACACTGTCAGCCAAGTGGTTTATCCGGTTGAGCAACGTCGTAAGCGCGAACTACTGGCAGAACTGATTGGCCGTAAAAACTGGCATCAGGTGTTGGTGTTTTCCGCAACACGCGAAGATGCAGACCAACTCGCCGATGAGCTAAACCGAGACGGGATCCCCACCGCTGCGGTTCACAGTGAAAAAGCGCATGGTAAACGGCGACGTTCGTTAAAGGAATTTACTGAAGGCAAAATCCGCGTGTTGGTGTCCACAGAAGTGGCCGCTCGCGGACTGGATATTCCCGATCTGGACTACGTGGTGAACTATGACATGCCATTCCTGGCTGAAGACTATGTTCACCGCATTGGCCGTACTGGCCGCGCGGGAAAATCAGGGGTAGCGATTTCGTTCGTTAGCCGCGAAGAGGAACGCATCCTCGCCGATATTGAGAAACTCATTGGTCAGCGCCTTAAACGCATCATGATGCCCGGCTATGAAGTCAGTAATCGCGACGTGCTATTAAAGCAGCTGCAACGGCGCCGTTTTGGCAAACGCAAACCTGAGGAAAGCAGCGCATCAGAACAAGTTGCTGCAGAAAAATCGCTGTCGGGTCGTCGGGTTAAAGTCCGTGTGGGCGGTAGCCAGCAACAGAAAAAATTAAAATGA
- a CDS encoding OB-fold-containig protein gives MLEFILANDNLPYMVCATVVVMLGVIEAMARLAGGSLGMLMDEPLALQSSGVDIGEEPSLASWLGLDRLPVFLWFILALISFAIGGFLLNLLTWLSFNILLPQEISVWPAFALTSVSCHLLGKQLAWKRGEDEDADNLCGNIGILTLGKAIKGNPAEALVHDDQQRIHYVMVEPQEEDVAFEAGTRVLLLQKDGVIWRAIPFES, from the coding sequence GTGCTGGAGTTTATTCTGGCGAATGATAATCTGCCTTATATGGTTTGTGCGACTGTCGTGGTGATGCTTGGCGTCATTGAAGCGATGGCCCGGTTAGCCGGAGGCAGTCTGGGCATGTTAATGGATGAGCCATTGGCATTGCAGAGTTCAGGCGTTGATATCGGCGAAGAGCCATCCCTCGCATCTTGGTTGGGCCTCGATCGTCTCCCCGTTTTTTTGTGGTTCATTTTAGCGCTGATATCTTTTGCTATTGGTGGCTTTCTGCTGAACCTGCTCACTTGGCTGTCGTTCAATATCTTATTACCCCAAGAAATTTCTGTATGGCCAGCGTTTGCTCTGACATCTGTCAGTTGTCATCTGTTGGGGAAACAACTGGCGTGGAAACGTGGGGAAGATGAGGACGCCGATAATCTTTGTGGCAATATCGGCATTTTAACCTTAGGGAAAGCGATTAAAGGTAATCCGGCAGAGGCATTGGTCCATGATGATCAACAGCGTATTCACTACGTTATGGTTGAACCTCAGGAAGAGGATGTTGCGTTTGAGGCCGGTACCCGAGTGTTACTGTTGCAGAAAGACGGGGTGATTTGGCGTGCGATCCCGTTTGAATCCTAG
- a CDS encoding carboxypeptidase M32, producing the protein MDAMNTQQPAAYEQLRQHFQKISHFEHFAALGDWDQATMMPAGGSDSRAAAMAELAGHIHQLKTAPNLTDWLSEAEQQLSALTLPQQANLREMKQQWRHASCVPSSLIQAKTAAAYQCEHQWRQQRPANDWQGFKANLQPLLQLVKEEAQARADAEGVAPYDALLAQFEPGMTAARLEQTLGSLRDWIPTFIQQIHERQLPAVASNDAQRYPIARQQDLGKEVMHFLGFDFQQGRLDISAHPFCGGVPGDVRLTTRYDEQSFLGALLGIIHETGHARYELGLPFAWQGQPAGLARSMGIHESQSLFFEMQLAGSQAFVDKIYPLLKRHLSCHQSAAELHQQMTQVQPGLIRVDADEVTYPCHILLRFEAEQSLIDGSLAVSDLPEFWDQRMQHYLGLSTKDNYRDGCMQDIHWAVGEFGYFPSYTLGAMYAAQFRFAIEKQLGPLDTLIQNDKLAKVFDWLQQHIWSQGSLLDTDTLVRQATGEPLNPQYLRRHLQQRYLR; encoded by the coding sequence GTGGATGCCATGAATACCCAACAGCCAGCGGCTTATGAACAGTTGCGCCAACATTTTCAGAAAATTTCACATTTTGAACATTTTGCGGCGTTAGGTGACTGGGATCAGGCGACAATGATGCCCGCTGGCGGCAGCGATAGCCGTGCTGCCGCCATGGCCGAGCTCGCGGGTCATATTCATCAATTAAAAACCGCACCTAATCTGACCGACTGGCTGTCTGAAGCTGAGCAGCAACTTTCCGCATTAACGCTGCCACAACAAGCTAACCTGCGTGAAATGAAGCAGCAGTGGCGCCATGCCAGTTGTGTTCCGTCATCGCTCATTCAGGCAAAAACTGCTGCGGCCTACCAATGCGAACATCAATGGCGACAGCAGCGCCCCGCTAATGACTGGCAAGGTTTTAAAGCCAATCTGCAACCTTTGTTGCAATTAGTCAAAGAAGAAGCACAGGCGCGCGCTGACGCAGAGGGTGTGGCACCCTATGATGCTTTGCTAGCGCAATTTGAACCGGGGATGACAGCGGCAAGATTAGAACAAACACTGGGAAGCCTCAGAGATTGGATTCCCACCTTTATTCAGCAAATACACGAGCGGCAATTACCGGCAGTTGCTTCTAATGACGCCCAGCGTTACCCCATTGCTCGCCAACAGGATTTGGGTAAAGAAGTGATGCATTTCCTTGGCTTCGATTTTCAGCAGGGACGATTGGATATCAGTGCACATCCCTTCTGCGGTGGCGTGCCGGGAGATGTCAGACTGACAACACGTTACGACGAACAGAGCTTCCTTGGTGCTTTACTTGGCATTATTCATGAAACCGGCCATGCACGTTATGAATTAGGACTCCCGTTCGCCTGGCAAGGACAACCGGCGGGTTTGGCACGCTCCATGGGTATCCATGAAAGCCAGAGTTTGTTTTTTGAAATGCAACTAGCCGGCAGCCAAGCCTTTGTTGATAAAATCTATCCATTGTTAAAACGCCACTTATCCTGTCATCAAAGTGCAGCAGAGTTACATCAACAAATGACTCAGGTACAACCGGGACTCATTAGGGTTGACGCCGATGAAGTCACCTATCCTTGCCACATCTTGCTGCGTTTCGAAGCTGAGCAGTCATTGATTGACGGCTCTTTAGCCGTGTCTGATCTGCCAGAATTCTGGGATCAGCGGATGCAGCACTATCTGGGGCTCAGTACCAAGGATAATTATCGTGATGGCTGTATGCAGGATATTCATTGGGCTGTAGGCGAATTCGGTTACTTCCCCAGTTACACCTTAGGTGCGATGTATGCCGCGCAGTTTCGCTTTGCCATAGAAAAGCAGTTGGGGCCGCTGGATACATTGATCCAAAACGATAAATTGGCGAAGGTATTTGACTGGCTACAGCAGCATATCTGGTCTCAAGGTTCACTGCTCGACACAGATACGCTGGTGAGGCAAGCCACCGGAGAACCCTTGAATCCTCAATACTTAAGACGTCATTTACAACAACGTTATCTGCGTTAA
- a CDS encoding GNAT family N-acetyltransferase codes for MLIRAIKPGDWPLIAAVQQQCYQDLEPESLAVLQNKWQLSPESCFVMVIRERVQGYCLAHPWLDGMPPELDQILGPCDAPDTLYLHDIAVSSEARGNGFATQAFRRLVQFALQQQLGSVSLVAVQGAEDYWQMLGFSQATAKKSLSNYPENACYMRYSLSRTI; via the coding sequence ATGCTTATTCGTGCCATCAAACCCGGCGACTGGCCGCTAATTGCTGCCGTACAACAGCAGTGTTATCAGGATCTTGAACCAGAATCTTTAGCGGTATTGCAAAACAAGTGGCAGTTGTCACCTGAAAGCTGTTTCGTGATGGTGATAAGAGAACGAGTACAAGGTTACTGCCTCGCCCATCCGTGGCTGGATGGCATGCCACCAGAACTCGACCAGATCCTCGGCCCTTGCGATGCGCCGGACACCTTGTATCTGCATGATATCGCCGTCAGCTCAGAGGCCAGAGGCAATGGTTTTGCCACTCAGGCTTTCCGTCGACTGGTACAATTTGCATTGCAACAACAACTAGGTTCCGTGTCCTTGGTTGCGGTACAAGGCGCTGAGGACTACTGGCAAATGCTGGGATTTAGTCAAGCTACAGCTAAAAAGTCCCTTAGCAACTACCCTGAAAATGCCTGTTATATGCGTTATAGCCTGTCTCGGACCATCTGA
- a CDS encoding DMT family protein: MQPTFITIGLLCLSNIFMTFAWYGHLRMLGTKPWIIAALVSWGIALFEYLLQVPANRIGYTVMSVGQLKILQEVITLSIFVPFSVFFLKEPLKLDYLWAGLCLLGAVYFIFRSKF, encoded by the coding sequence ATGCAACCCACATTTATTACCATTGGCTTGCTGTGCCTCAGCAATATTTTCATGACATTTGCCTGGTATGGACACCTGCGAATGCTGGGGACCAAACCCTGGATAATCGCTGCATTAGTCAGTTGGGGCATTGCCCTGTTTGAATATCTGTTACAAGTCCCGGCTAACCGTATCGGCTATACCGTTATGAGTGTCGGCCAGCTAAAAATTCTTCAGGAAGTCATTACCTTGAGCATTTTCGTACCATTCTCAGTGTTTTTTTTAAAAGAACCACTGAAATTGGATTACCTGTGGGCTGGTCTATGTTTGCTGGGTGCGGTGTATTTCATCTTTCGCAGTAAATTCTGA
- a CDS encoding DUF2960 family protein produces MARLVTYTFRGQQKTINFAYDKYHDGFEAAAAAEGVDIGAFLRMEQQVALTAKGGGALKNFRQSEFARMGFTEVRLLKTED; encoded by the coding sequence ATGGCCAGATTGGTGACCTATACATTTCGCGGACAGCAGAAAACCATCAATTTTGCGTATGATAAATACCATGACGGTTTCGAGGCAGCAGCGGCAGCTGAGGGAGTGGACATCGGTGCTTTTCTCAGGATGGAACAGCAAGTTGCCTTAACGGCGAAAGGCGGTGGTGCACTTAAAAACTTTCGGCAATCTGAATTTGCCCGAATGGGGTTCACCGAAGTGCGTTTATTAAAAACTGAAGACTGA
- a CDS encoding RDD family protein: MKQGPDCYYANLPRAGLGRRLGAACYDLLLAAAVYVFAGILGFAFFALTSRLGITSVASDQALADVLRQNRLYHGVYQCWLMLWVLGFYCFFWSHAGQTLGMQVWRLRVQHTNGQNISPVTALARAFWSLLGLGNIWLVFSQQRLALQDKLTDSEIVQLPKP; the protein is encoded by the coding sequence ATGAAACAAGGTCCTGATTGCTACTACGCCAATCTCCCGAGAGCTGGATTAGGCAGACGCTTGGGCGCCGCCTGCTACGATTTGTTACTGGCAGCGGCGGTATATGTGTTTGCCGGAATTTTAGGGTTTGCCTTTTTTGCGCTGACAAGTCGGCTCGGTATAACGTCAGTTGCTAGCGACCAAGCATTAGCAGATGTATTGAGGCAGAACCGCCTATATCATGGGGTGTACCAATGCTGGTTAATGTTATGGGTGCTCGGGTTCTACTGTTTTTTCTGGAGTCATGCAGGACAAACCTTGGGCATGCAGGTCTGGCGTCTGCGAGTACAACATACCAATGGCCAGAATATTAGTCCGGTGACAGCGCTGGCAAGAGCTTTCTGGTCACTGTTAGGCTTAGGAAATATTTGGTTGGTCTTTAGTCAACAGCGGTTAGCATTGCAGGATAAGCTAACCGATTCAGAAATAGTCCAATTACCGAAGCCATAA
- the lptG gene encoding LPS export ABC transporter permease LptG, with product MKILDWYIARVLLSSSALCLLVLTGLSAIIKWVDQLRLVGRGTYSMMDAAMYVLYLVPSDIETFFAMAVLLGALIGLGVLASNSELVVMQASGLSRLQITLSVMKTAIPMMLLVMALGEWGAPVAEMKASELKATKISGGNLIKSHRGVWARDGNMFVNIGQINTTDHLSDVTLYEFDENQRLLSVVHADKAIYINEYWQLHNVSRTSIKDEQIVVNTQAQDRWPSSLTPDKLSVVSVDPDSLPIKGLAGYMDYLKGNNQDASRYELALWHKLMQPVTVAVMMLVALSFIFGPMRNVTMGARVLLGVVAGFVFHISNEIFGPLSIVYNMPAFFGAIMPSLLFTGAAIYYIRK from the coding sequence ATGAAGATTTTGGACTGGTATATTGCCCGGGTATTATTAAGCTCATCCGCGCTCTGTTTGTTAGTTCTGACTGGACTGTCAGCTATCATCAAGTGGGTTGACCAATTACGATTGGTCGGTCGAGGCACTTACAGCATGATGGATGCAGCCATGTATGTGCTGTATCTGGTGCCCAGTGATATTGAAACGTTTTTTGCGATGGCAGTGCTGCTTGGTGCCTTGATTGGTTTGGGCGTATTGGCTTCCAATTCGGAATTAGTGGTGATGCAGGCTTCCGGGTTGTCGCGATTGCAGATCACTCTGTCGGTCATGAAAACTGCAATTCCTATGATGTTGCTGGTGATGGCTTTAGGCGAATGGGGCGCTCCAGTGGCAGAGATGAAAGCCAGTGAGCTTAAAGCCACTAAAATTTCTGGCGGTAATCTGATTAAATCGCATCGTGGTGTCTGGGCTCGGGATGGCAATATGTTTGTTAACATCGGCCAGATTAACACCACAGATCACCTCAGCGATGTCACGCTGTATGAGTTTGATGAGAATCAACGTTTATTGAGCGTGGTTCACGCAGATAAGGCGATATACATCAACGAATACTGGCAGTTGCACAATGTCAGCCGTACCAGCATTAAGGACGAACAGATTGTGGTCAATACACAGGCACAAGACCGATGGCCATCCAGTCTGACGCCGGATAAGCTGAGTGTGGTGTCAGTAGACCCGGACTCTTTGCCTATCAAGGGCTTGGCTGGTTATATGGATTACCTCAAAGGGAACAATCAGGACGCTAGCCGTTATGAGTTGGCGTTATGGCATAAATTGATGCAGCCTGTGACGGTTGCGGTAATGATGCTGGTGGCCCTGTCTTTCATCTTTGGGCCTATGCGTAATGTCACTATGGGGGCCAGAGTATTGCTGGGCGTGGTGGCGGGTTTTGTATTCCATATCAGTAATGAAATCTTCGGACCATTAAGCATCGTGTACAATATGCCAGCATTTTTCGGCGCCATTATGCCAAGTTTGTTGTTTACTGGTGCGGCAATTTACTACATCCGCAAGTAA